A genomic window from Thiomonas arsenitoxydans includes:
- a CDS encoding FAD-linked oxidase C-terminal domain-containing protein translates to MNAPLQPDLAARAARQAEVVAALGAVAPPHILLWQPEEVTPYECDGLSAYRRKPLVVVLPETEAQVAAVLKACHKLNVPVVARGAGTGLSGGALPNEDGVLLALARFNRIKRIDPIARTATVECGVRNLAISEAAAPHGLFYAPDPSSQIACTIGGNIAENSGGVHCLKYGLTVHNVLQVRGYTVEGEPLTIGGLACDCPGPDLLAAVIGSEGMLMVVTEVTVKLLPKPVLARCIMASFDDLRKAGDAVAAIIAAGIIPAGLEMMDQPMTVAAEAFVHAGYDLEAKAILLCESDGTPEEVEEEIGRMTEVLSRCGATKLKCSESEAERLRFWSGRKNAFPATGRISPDYYCMDGTIPRKRVADMLEAIQGMESKYGLRCVNVFHAGDGNLHPLILFDANQPGELHRAEEFGAEILETSVAMGGTVTGEHGVGFEKINAMCVQFSPEEREQFFAFRRAFDPGETLNPGKQIPTHARCAEYGKMHVRGGLLPFPNLPRF, encoded by the coding sequence ATGAATGCCCCCCTCCAACCTGACTTGGCCGCGCGCGCGGCGCGGCAGGCCGAAGTGGTCGCCGCGCTTGGTGCGGTGGCGCCGCCGCACATCCTGCTCTGGCAGCCGGAGGAGGTCACGCCCTACGAGTGCGACGGCCTTTCGGCCTATCGGCGCAAACCGCTGGTCGTCGTGCTGCCGGAAACCGAAGCGCAGGTGGCGGCGGTGCTCAAGGCCTGCCACAAGCTGAACGTGCCGGTGGTGGCGCGGGGCGCGGGAACCGGCCTTTCGGGCGGGGCGCTGCCCAATGAAGACGGGGTGCTGTTGGCGCTGGCGCGGTTCAACCGCATCAAGCGCATCGACCCCATCGCCCGCACCGCCACGGTGGAATGCGGGGTGCGCAACCTGGCGATTTCGGAGGCCGCGGCGCCGCACGGCCTGTTCTACGCGCCCGACCCGAGCAGCCAGATCGCCTGCACCATCGGCGGCAACATCGCCGAAAACTCTGGCGGCGTGCATTGCCTCAAATACGGCCTCACCGTGCACAACGTGCTGCAGGTGCGCGGTTACACGGTGGAGGGCGAGCCGCTGACCATCGGCGGGCTGGCCTGCGACTGTCCCGGCCCCGATCTGCTGGCGGCCGTGATCGGCAGCGAAGGCATGCTCATGGTCGTCACCGAAGTGACGGTGAAGCTGCTGCCCAAACCCGTTCTGGCGCGCTGTATCATGGCCAGCTTCGACGACCTGCGCAAGGCGGGCGACGCGGTGGCGGCCATCATCGCCGCGGGCATCATTCCGGCTGGGCTGGAAATGATGGATCAGCCCATGACGGTGGCCGCAGAGGCCTTCGTGCACGCGGGCTACGACCTGGAAGCCAAGGCCATACTGCTGTGCGAGAGCGACGGCACGCCCGAAGAGGTCGAAGAAGAAATCGGCCGCATGACCGAAGTGCTGTCTCGCTGCGGGGCAACTAAGCTCAAGTGCAGCGAAAGCGAGGCCGAGCGTCTGCGCTTCTGGAGCGGGCGCAAAAACGCCTTTCCCGCCACCGGCCGCATCTCGCCCGACTATTACTGCATGGACGGCACCATTCCGCGCAAGCGCGTGGCCGACATGCTCGAAGCCATTCAGGGCATGGAGAGCAAGTACGGGCTGCGCTGCGTCAACGTGTTCCATGCGGGCGACGGCAATCTGCACCCACTCATTCTGTTCGATGCCAACCAGCCCGGCGAGCTGCACCGCGCCGAAGAATTTGGCGCCGAGATTCTGGAGACCAGCGTGGCCATGGGTGGCACGGTCACGGGGGAGCACGGCGTGGGTTTCGAGAAGATCAACGCCATGTGCGTGCAGTTCAGCCCTGAAGAGCGCGAGCAGTTTTTCGCCTTCCGCCGCGCCTTCGATCCGGGTGAAACGCTCAATCCCGGCAAGCAGATTCCCACCCACGCCCGCTGCGCCGAGTACGGCAAGATGCATGTGCGCGGCGGCCTGCTGCCGTTTCCCAACCTTCCCCGGTTTTAA
- a CDS encoding AlkA N-terminal domain-containing protein, producing MQLDPDTCYSALLTRDRRFDGWFYVGVSSTGVYCRPVCAVRTPLKRNCSFYPSAAAAEQAGYRPCLRCRPELAPGHGVLDLSGQLARAAAALIDQGLTDPAGLSAVARRVGITPRHLRRIFEAEFGVSPVAYAQTQRLLLAKGLLTDTTLPMAAVADAAGFGSVRRFNHLFRTRYGLTPLGLRRTGGACGQEDRLTVSLAYRPPYAWRQMVDFLARRAVDGVERVTADRYGRAVAFAAEPGAPPVTGWIAVNHDPERHSLRLTLPPRLARHIGRIVGGVRRLFDLDARPDLIDAHLPEFAAEAPGLRIPGAFDGFEIAMRAVVGQQIGLPQARVILGRLAQRHGTSVPDAPDGLRRTLPDAATLAACTPEALRACGLTGARALSLHALALAVAEGRVALQPLAPVEPTLAALQALPGIGDWTAQVIALRGLGWPNAFPAGDLVLRKQLGLARPADMLAHAARWAPWRGYAAVHLWRRATEGETP from the coding sequence ATGCAACTCGATCCCGACACCTGCTACAGCGCGCTGCTCACCCGCGACCGCCGCTTCGACGGCTGGTTTTACGTCGGCGTGTCGTCCACCGGGGTGTATTGTCGGCCGGTGTGTGCGGTGCGCACGCCGCTCAAGCGCAACTGCAGCTTCTATCCCAGCGCGGCGGCGGCCGAGCAGGCGGGCTATCGGCCTTGTCTGCGTTGCCGTCCCGAACTGGCGCCGGGGCACGGCGTGCTCGACCTCTCGGGCCAGTTGGCCCGCGCTGCCGCTGCGCTGATCGACCAGGGGCTGACCGATCCCGCCGGATTGAGCGCCGTGGCCCGGCGCGTGGGCATCACGCCGCGACATTTGCGGCGCATCTTCGAGGCGGAGTTCGGCGTCTCGCCCGTGGCGTATGCGCAGACGCAGCGGCTGCTGCTGGCCAAGGGCCTGCTCACGGACACAACGCTGCCGATGGCGGCGGTGGCCGACGCGGCAGGCTTTGGCAGCGTGCGGCGGTTCAACCATCTGTTTCGCACCCGCTATGGGTTGACGCCGCTGGGCTTGCGGCGCACGGGCGGGGCCTGCGGGCAGGAAGACCGGCTCACCGTGTCGCTCGCCTACCGGCCCCCCTACGCCTGGAGGCAGATGGTCGATTTTCTCGCGCGTCGCGCGGTGGACGGTGTGGAGCGCGTCACCGCCGATCGCTACGGCCGCGCGGTGGCGTTCGCCGCCGAGCCGGGTGCGCCGCCGGTCACCGGCTGGATCGCGGTGAACCATGACCCTGAGCGCCACAGCCTGCGCCTCACCCTGCCGCCGCGGCTGGCGCGGCACATCGGCCGCATCGTGGGCGGTGTGCGGCGCTTGTTCGACCTCGATGCCCGCCCCGATCTGATCGACGCCCATCTGCCCGAGTTTGCCGCCGAGGCGCCCGGCCTGCGCATTCCCGGCGCCTTCGACGGGTTCGAGATCGCCATGCGCGCCGTGGTCGGCCAGCAGATCGGCCTGCCGCAGGCGCGCGTCATTCTTGGCCGCTTGGCGCAGCGTCACGGCACCTCCGTGCCCGATGCGCCCGACGGTCTGCGCCGCACCTTGCCCGACGCGGCCACGCTCGCCGCCTGCACCCCCGAGGCGCTGCGCGCCTGCGGCCTGACCGGCGCCCGCGCCCTCAGCCTGCACGCGCTGGCGCTGGCCGTGGCCGAGGGACGCGTGGCGCTGCAGCCGCTCGCCCCGGTCGAGCCCACGCTTGCGGCGCTGCAGGCCCTGCCCGGCATCGGCGACTGGACGGCGCAGGTGATTGCGCTGCGCGGTCTGGGCTGGCCGAATGCCTTTCCCGCCGGCGATCTGGTGTTGCGCAAACAACTCGGCCTGGCCCGTCCGGCCGACATGCTGGCCCATGCCGCGCGCTGGGCGCCGTGGCGGGGCTATGCCGCGGTGCATCTGTGGCGCCGCGCGACTGAAGGAGAAACACCGTGA
- a CDS encoding methylated-DNA--[protein]-cysteine S-methyltransferase codes for MKAVLVMDSPLGALQLTAEEDGLTALSFLDDAKPPTADDTPLLQRAREQLQAYFSGDAITFDLPLRPQGTPFQQTVWRALQTVPYGQTISYALLAQRLGLPASHARAVGAAVGRNPLLIIVPCHRIIGHDGRLTGYAAGLPRKQALLDLERAA; via the coding sequence GTGAAAGCCGTCTTGGTCATGGACAGCCCGCTGGGCGCGTTGCAACTCACCGCCGAGGAAGACGGGCTCACTGCCCTGAGTTTTCTCGACGACGCAAAGCCCCCAACCGCCGACGACACACCTTTGCTGCAGCGCGCCCGCGAGCAACTTCAAGCCTATTTCAGCGGCGACGCCATCACCTTCGATCTGCCCTTGCGGCCCCAGGGCACGCCGTTCCAGCAGACGGTCTGGCGGGCGCTGCAGACCGTACCCTACGGACAGACGATCAGCTATGCGCTGCTCGCGCAGCGGCTGGGCCTGCCCGCCAGCCATGCGCGCGCCGTGGGTGCGGCAGTGGGGCGCAACCCGCTGCTCATCATCGTGCCCTGCCACCGCATCATCGGCCATGACGGCCGCTTGACCGGCTACGCTGCCGGCCTGCCGCGCAAGCAGGCGCTGCTCGATCTCGAACGCGCCGCCTGA
- a CDS encoding DMT family transporter has translation MPFIELFVLAAIWGASFLFLRIAVPEFGPLPLIALRVGIASLVLLPVLRTAAARAQFRHKLWPLLVVGVTNSALPFTLFAVGALHLGAGFEAILNATTPLWAAVLGATLFGAPIGRAQIVGLGVGLLGVVVLVGDQPGLSQGAAPWAVAAVLLAPVSYGFAVHYARRHLAGVDPALTAFGSQLTATVLLALPAALTWPAHAVQGDIWAAVVALGVLCTGLAYVLYFRLVAQVGAAYAASVTFLIPVFGMLWGALFLQEAVTSAMLAGCAIILAGTALASGQWKRLVGLRA, from the coding sequence ATGCCTTTCATCGAACTGTTTGTGCTCGCCGCCATCTGGGGCGCTTCTTTTCTCTTTCTGCGCATCGCCGTGCCCGAGTTCGGGCCGCTGCCGCTCATCGCGCTGCGCGTGGGCATTGCCTCGTTGGTGCTGCTGCCGGTGCTGCGAACCGCCGCGGCGCGCGCCCAGTTTCGCCACAAACTCTGGCCGCTGCTGGTCGTCGGGGTGACCAACTCCGCGTTGCCGTTCACCTTGTTCGCCGTGGGCGCGCTGCACTTGGGCGCGGGCTTCGAGGCCATACTGAATGCCACCACCCCGCTGTGGGCGGCGGTGCTGGGGGCGACGCTGTTCGGCGCGCCGATCGGCCGGGCGCAGATCGTGGGACTGGGCGTCGGCCTGCTCGGCGTGGTCGTGCTGGTGGGCGATCAGCCCGGCCTCTCGCAGGGCGCTGCGCCCTGGGCGGTGGCTGCGGTGTTGCTGGCGCCTGTGTCCTATGGCTTTGCCGTGCATTACGCCCGCCGCCATCTGGCCGGGGTCGATCCGGCGCTCACCGCGTTCGGCAGCCAGCTCACGGCCACGGTGCTGCTGGCGCTACCTGCGGCCTTGACCTGGCCCGCGCACGCGGTGCAGGGCGACATCTGGGCCGCCGTGGTGGCGCTGGGCGTGCTGTGCACCGGGCTGGCTTATGTGCTGTATTTCCGCCTCGTGGCGCAGGTCGGCGCGGCCTACGCTGCCTCGGTCACTTTTCTCATTCCGGTGTTCGGCATGCTCTGGGGCGCGCTGTTTCTGCAGGAAGCCGTCACCAGCGCCATGCTGGCGGGCTGCGCGATCATCCTGGCGGGCACCGCGCTGGCGAGCGGACAGTGGAAGCGGCTGGTGGGCCTGCGGGCGTAG
- a CDS encoding Y-family DNA polymerase — protein MTLRCLLVDFNSYFASVEQQLCPELRGRPVGVVPMLADTTCCIAASYEAKAFGVKTGTQVAEARRLCPGIVFVVARHAEYVQIHHRAVAVVDTIAPVEQALSIDEMACSLPMGWTSRERATQLALRLKTALREALGECLRVSVGIAPNVFLAKQASNLQKPDGLVVLDSTDLPGPLLRMQLTDLTGINVRMLARLQAQGIHSVEHLWRARREQLRVVWGGMAGEAFYDRLHGLASGVQAANPRRSLGHSHVLPPEMRSAEGALAVLDRLTQKAAMRLRREHLLAGAMTVMLKLTRRHGERLRPERGARFAPTADTRALLHTLRELWPGMVPAGWAPMKVAMLLHDLRQPGQTSASLFEGDVPGSAAEQAALWSAVDALNVRYGRHTIYCGSGHQGREEAPMRIAFNHIPDLETEG, from the coding sequence ATGACACTGCGTTGCCTGCTGGTCGATTTCAATTCCTACTTCGCCTCGGTGGAGCAGCAGCTTTGCCCTGAGTTGCGCGGGCGGCCGGTGGGCGTGGTGCCGATGCTGGCCGACACCACCTGCTGCATCGCTGCCAGCTACGAGGCCAAGGCGTTTGGTGTGAAGACGGGCACGCAGGTGGCCGAGGCGCGCCGGCTGTGTCCGGGCATCGTATTCGTGGTGGCGCGGCATGCCGAGTATGTGCAGATTCACCACCGCGCCGTGGCGGTGGTGGACACCATCGCGCCGGTGGAGCAGGCGCTGTCCATCGACGAAATGGCCTGCAGCCTGCCCATGGGCTGGACCAGCCGCGAGCGCGCCACGCAACTGGCGCTGCGCCTCAAGACCGCGCTGCGCGAGGCCTTGGGCGAGTGCCTGCGTGTCTCGGTGGGCATCGCCCCCAATGTGTTTCTCGCCAAGCAGGCGTCCAATCTGCAAAAGCCCGATGGTCTGGTGGTGCTCGACTCCACCGACCTGCCCGGCCCGCTGCTGCGCATGCAGCTCACCGATCTCACCGGCATCAATGTGCGCATGCTCGCGCGGCTGCAGGCGCAGGGCATCCACAGCGTGGAGCATCTCTGGCGGGCGCGGCGCGAGCAACTTCGCGTGGTGTGGGGCGGCATGGCGGGCGAGGCGTTTTACGACCGGCTGCACGGGCTAGCGTCTGGTGTGCAGGCCGCCAATCCGCGGCGTTCGCTCGGCCATTCGCATGTGCTGCCGCCGGAGATGCGCAGCGCCGAGGGCGCGCTGGCCGTGCTCGACCGCCTCACGCAGAAAGCCGCGATGCGCCTGCGCCGCGAGCACCTGCTGGCCGGCGCCATGACGGTGATGCTCAAGCTCACCCGTCGGCACGGCGAGCGTCTGCGTCCCGAGCGCGGCGCCCGCTTCGCGCCGACGGCCGACACCCGCGCCCTGCTGCACACCCTGCGCGAGTTGTGGCCCGGCATGGTTCCTGCGGGCTGGGCGCCGATGAAGGTGGCCATGCTGCTGCACGATCTGCGCCAGCCCGGGCAGACCAGCGCCAGCCTGTTTGAGGGCGATGTGCCCGGCTCGGCTGCGGAGCAGGCCGCGCTGTGGAGCGCGGTCGATGCCCTCAACGTGCGCTACGGCCGCCACACCATCTATTGCGGCAGCGGCCATCAGGGGCGGGAGGAAGCCCCCATGCGCATCGCGTTCAACCACATCCCCGATCTCGAAACGGAGGGGTAA
- a CDS encoding LysR family transcriptional regulator yields the protein MMHVSLRQLRTFEAVARLRSFSRAAEELHVTQPTVSKQIRLLSDEIGLALLEQIGKKVFLTEAGEHLYATCGDWLETWGRFEQTIADMKGVKKGRLRIASVTTTKYFMPRLLGPFCAQYPGIDIALEVINRDRLLERLARNQDDIYVMGVPPDGMNIECEPFLENSLVVLAPSSHRLTTLGRTVRFAELAQEHFLVRERGSGTRLTMERLFEEHGVRPNIRMELGSNEAIKQAVAGGLGLAILSDSTIGEDHLNHQVCVLDVEGFPIRRSWYLVRSKEKRVSVVAATFLEFLKSHVNLLGHPAKEVQQAI from the coding sequence ATGATGCATGTCAGCTTGAGGCAGTTGCGCACCTTCGAGGCCGTCGCACGGCTGCGGAGCTTTTCGAGGGCCGCTGAAGAACTTCATGTGACACAACCCACGGTCTCGAAGCAGATTCGTTTGCTCAGCGATGAAATTGGTCTTGCCCTGCTGGAGCAAATCGGCAAGAAAGTCTTTCTCACCGAGGCCGGAGAGCACCTCTACGCCACCTGTGGCGACTGGCTGGAAACGTGGGGCCGGTTTGAGCAAACCATTGCCGACATGAAGGGGGTGAAAAAAGGTCGACTCCGAATCGCTTCGGTCACCACGACCAAATACTTCATGCCCCGCTTGCTCGGCCCCTTCTGCGCGCAATATCCCGGCATCGACATTGCGCTGGAAGTGATCAACCGAGATCGTCTGCTTGAGCGCCTTGCACGCAACCAAGACGACATTTACGTCATGGGCGTCCCGCCCGATGGGATGAACATCGAGTGCGAGCCTTTTCTCGAAAACTCGCTCGTCGTCTTGGCGCCCTCGTCACACCGGCTGACGACGTTGGGGCGTACCGTTCGTTTTGCCGAACTGGCACAAGAGCACTTTCTCGTTCGAGAGCGGGGCTCTGGAACGCGTTTGACGATGGAGCGACTCTTCGAAGAGCATGGCGTGCGCCCGAACATTCGCATGGAATTGGGGAGCAACGAGGCCATCAAACAAGCGGTGGCCGGCGGCCTTGGCCTTGCCATCCTCTCGGACAGTACGATCGGCGAGGATCATTTGAACCATCAGGTTTGCGTCCTCGACGTTGAAGGTTTTCCTATTCGACGCTCTTGGTACCTGGTCAGATCGAAAGAAAAGCGCGTCTCCGTGGTGGCCGCGACTTTTCTCGAATTTCTGAAATCCCATGTCAACCTGCTGGGCCATCCGGCGAAAGAGGTTCAGCAAGCGATCTGA